Sequence from the Rutidosis leptorrhynchoides isolate AG116_Rl617_1_P2 chromosome 3, CSIRO_AGI_Rlap_v1, whole genome shotgun sequence genome:
taaaaattatctttatatttatggttttttttcaatagttacacatataatttttaaaatttaatatttcaatgtatacagtacaatccgattaatctccgataaATTCCCGAATATTCGATTAATCCTTCCAAATTCTTGACCGATTAatacccgaatagcgaattttgcaaccttgaatATACTCACTCCGTCTCATTATAAGTGTCATAATACTTTTTGTAGTCACTTTTATAAAATCTCAATAGCTTCAATTTCTAATATTAGAATATTTGTTTCTCTCTGCTATAACCTCTGACAATTGATTGAAATACATGGTGTAGGAAATCTCAAAATAGTAGTGATGTAAATAGTGTACGGATGTAGTAGAATGTATTACTCCCTTCGTCCTGAATTATATATATTCACAAACTAAAAATTCTCAAATAATGATAGTTTAGTAAAATGTTCAGTTTAACATTTATTTAATAAGTCACCGTAATTGTAATTAACTAGTAAAGTGGACCGCGCTTCGCTGCGGTGTGAAAAAAAAATTGTTTACGATTTTATATAGCTACAATGCAATTTCGGAAAATGACTATGAAATTTCTAGGCGTACCCGTGTTTTGATCAAGCTCACTTTGTTTCGCAGGCACAGTCGTTGATCTATTCTCCAATTCGAACTCCACATCTTCATTTAAATCATAAGATATGTACTTGTTGTGTAGGTGCTCCGCATTTAAATTTTTTATAACAATTTAAAACATAAACTTTGTTCAACTTAAAACAAATGTTGTTCAGATTTTAtacagaaaaggaaaaaaaaaaacattcTTCCATATTAATTGTTATAAAACATTTACTCAAACACCGGCGCAAATGCACTACACTGAATCTTGTTTTTTGGGTTAGATGTAGCTAAGTGATTATATTAGCAATACGTTGAATCGTGGTGTTTAAGATaaggttttttttttatatcagTGAGGATAAACATGATTGTTTTGGGCATATACATAATCACAGTGGGATGGAAACAACATGATTCAATGTGGTACTATtgtcaaatataattatttaagcgTATAAGATACTGTCAATCTGGTGTGTAATATTGTGCTTGTGTATATATAGGAAATGATGATGCTGTTAGTATTGTTAATGGAGCAACGTTACCTTAAACTCTATGTCTCATGTGATCCATCGTCTTTGCATTCAAGATATGGAGGGCTTCATAGCAACTTTTGGGTTGGGGTTATTGTACCAATGGTGCGTTGACGTGCGATGTGTCCCTGAAACAGAAACATATTTTTACTGACCTTGTAATTGGATAGGTTTTGTTGTACCAGTATTGCAAGCAAGAGTTACCTTGTAGCTGTAGTGACCCTACAATTTTAAACATTATTGTGTAAGATTGGGTATTGTCTATGGTGAGAATCATTAACATTAACATGTTCGTCCAGATTGGGTATAAATAAGATTTATATACAGCTGAATAGCTGATATCAAAATATGCATAGAAGCAAAATTCATAGCAGTGGAAGATAATACATGAATAGCTGACTAACTCTATAGATTTTAGGTAAACATACAGGTTTTTGAATACCTGACTTTCAGTGGTGGTCACATTCGAATCGATTATGGCCGTTGCGGCACTTACTCTGAGATAACTGAATTGCTAGTGGTTTGTAAATTTTCCTGTTGAAAAAAGGTGATGGTCATGCATGTGAGTATCATATATAATGTTCGTAAGCAATTATTAAAGAACAGGAAAGATAGTAGTTGTGGGGATACTTGGAAATCTTTTATACATTTGCGGAAAATTCCTATGTACACACAACCAAAAGAATCAACAAATAGCATAGGATAAAGTACATACCATACTTTTTAAGTATTATACTGATGCCAAAAGAAGAACCACTTTCATGTTCAATGGAAGCAGCCGCACATAGTACTCTGTCAGTGATAGTGTCAGTGATAGTCTGCTACGATATCGATACACCTACATCCAAAACTACAACAATCAGATCACAAAATAAATTGTAAAAACCAAATTGGAAAAAACAAAACAGAAATAGGAAAGAGATGTTAGCAACAAAAATAGCATAAAGCACATACCATGTTCGTCGACAATTGCGTTATCATCATCAGCAGATGCAACTAATACTCTACCAACGGTAACATTCTCGAAAATCGATTGTACATTCATCTCTTAAACACACAAAGTATGCTACGAAATGACATTTACTTCAATCTTAAATGCTTGTCTCCGAACTTCTAAAACAGTCAATTGGTTATAGCAGCAATCACGGTAAGCTTTATATCTCCCTCACAATCCCTTAAAGCGAAATCCAGTATCAGGTTCACGGAACTTCATTGTAGCCTGACCATAAGCTCTAAAGGTTATACTTAGCGTTAAAATCAAATGTGAAAACCACATTAAAATCATGGGAAGCCAAAGAATATCGCAAAATCTTACCTAGCAAGTATGATGATATATCTTTGTCACTGATACTGTAGCTAAATACATAAATCATAAAGAAAGTTCATTAAACTTAACTTAGAGGAACCAATGAATTGCGAAGCACTATCATCGCCTCTATTGATTTGACCAAAAAAGGTAGTGACACAACCATCATCCCCAAGTAGTACACTATTGACACTTTTTTCACTTACACCATCATCACCTCGATTCCTTTGACAACCTAATCAAAACAGGGAAAAGCATATATATACAACAAAAGAAAATCCTATACCAACACAAACAGCACATAAGCAAATATCCGGCATTAAATCAAAGTAGCTCAAATAATTCAAAATGTTAAAGTTAAACACATAATCAACACTAAAAAACCAACGCTAATGAAGAACACAAACGGAAACCACATCCAAAAATGTATTGAAAGAAAAAGGGGGAAAAAGGGAAAAAAATACCTGGAAGTCGAAGTAGAAAAACGAAGTCGAAGACTGTAATCGATCGGAACCGTAAAACATGTATacaataaaacaaataaaaagaaacgATTCAAATAATCCAAACATCAATCAGTTATCTTAATCGCAATAAACCAAGGAAAGAGAAACCCTAACGTTTCAGGGTTACCAGGATTTTCAATAAAGGAGCTGTGCAGCGTCAGCGATGATGAAGTAGGATACTATAGCATCGGCGATGACGGTGCTTGAGTGATGGAAGGATCCAGAAATCTGGGTGTATAAACCCTAACaacaaatatatttaaaaaaagGGGGAAAAATTTTGCTACAGTACTGTACAACGTTAACAGTGGTTTTTGGATGTAGTGGCCAATGAGATTGTGACAACCATtaccacaatttatatatatataaattgatttcTAAAGATGCAAtcagtattaatttttttttttaatttaatatattattttgaGTATAAAAcatttatttttaaataaataaaattaataacatGGACTTTTGTATAGCGTTAATATTGTCCACTAAATGTTCAAGATTAATTGTTCATTtctataaatagaaaagaataagaagaTTAATTTTTATTATGTCCTTAATTGTGTGCATGGGAGGAACTATGCATAGACCAAAGAGGGCCATGGCCCTCCTAGACTTTTGGGTTACAAATATATCTTTTTCTGTTAAAGAGTAAAACAGATAAATATACGATAAGTTTATTTGACCCTCCCAAAAACTTACTGCTATGTTTTTGTTAGAGAAAGTCCCTTTCTCTTCTCCAAATGTATGTCTAGTCAACATCCAAAACTACTTTCCTCCAGATTTATACTCCATGTTACCCGACCTATATCTAAAATAAATTGATCACTTTAATCTAGGCTAATAATATTGTGTCTGGAGAGCCCCAGATGTATGTTTATTACGTCTTATGAATTCAGACTTATTATAGGTATGTTTATGTGTATTATGTATTactttgtttatttagtttaccctAATTGTAGTTCATCATAATTGTTAATTCATAATCGTAACTGAAGTTCGTGTTATCGTGTACAACAAGTAAATAGCAATTTTTGGTTTATGTTTCTTGGTTGATGATATGATATTATAAACAGTTAAAGTAATATTCTTCTAATGCCCTATTGGAACTTGGATGTATATGGACAACTTTAAGAAACTGTTATCCGTGATTTTCAAATGTTTAAAGGTCCTTGAATTGAATTCTAAAAGTTTACATCATAGTTTGtttatatgattatgatgatgctTATTTTTGTAAAGTACTACACTTTAACATTTTTGAATGTATGTTGTTTCGGCTCCCTCAATCATAAATTTCAAGTTTCGCCATTAATTGTGTGGATAAGATTAAAGAAACAAAAAATTTAAGGGTAAATTGAAAAGTAAACAAAAAGTATAATATTTTAATCTGCTTTCTTATTTGCGAAAATTAAtatgaacaagaagtgagtaatatatatatatatatatatatatatatatatatatatatatatatatatatatatatatatatatatatatatatattctgataTGTAATATCTTAATATCAGAAACCCACTCCTTTTTAAGCTTCAATCCACCACATACCTTTTGGCTTTTACACCCACTCAAAATATTGTATGGCCAATGAAACAACTATCTCACGCGCCACCACTTGTCCCACCACAAAACGCCCTAACTTTTCCGACGACCACCATCACTCCTTACTACCAGGACTACCGGATCACATAGCCCACCTATGTCTCTCTCTCATCTCTCCGACTATCTTATATTCCGTTTGCCGGTCATGGCGGCGCCTCTTGTACTCCGCCACCTTCCCTCCTTTCCGATCATTTTACACCCTCTCTTTACCCACAACCGCTTCCGGCGGTGGCGATGGCCGGCATACCCAAACTCTTAAAGTTCACTCTTTTGATCCAATCTCATCAAAATGGATTACCATTGACTCTCCACCACCACCGTCGTATCTCCGCCGTCTCTCCGTTCGCCATCCGTCGTTTATATCCCGTAATTTGCCAATACAATCGCTATCAATCTCCGGCCATCTTGTTCTTCTTGCGGCCAGCTCTGTTCACCAGAATTTGCTCATTCCTGCCTTTCCGCATCCTCTTATCTATAACCCTTTATCTAACACTTGGTCCTCCAGTCCACCACTCGCCACCCCACGACGGTGGTGCGCTGCCGGAGTTCATCAAGAAACGGTGGTTGTCGCTAGCGGAATTGGTTCCCATTACTCTGAAACTGTAGCTCAATCCGTTGAAAAATGGGTATTACGAAAAACTGAATCTTTAGATATTAAACATATATTTTCAAATGGGAATTGCAAAATTATCAAATCCATAGAGAGTTCGAAGCTAAATGTTGAATCTTTTGATCAAAAACGTTATAATAGTTACGAAAAGGTTCTATTTTTTAAGAATTCAGAGCGAAAGATGCAATCTTTTGATAACAAACGATATGGGAATTATGAAAAGGTTCAAACTTTTAAGAATTTGGAGGTAAAGATTGAATCTTTAGATCATAACGGAAATGAGAACTACGAAAAGATTCGCCATTTAAAGAATTCGAATAAAAACAGTGAATCTTTTGGTAAAAATTCAAGTGGGGATTGGGAAAAAATGCAACCTTTAAAGCATTCAAAGCTTTGTAGAGAAGCCATTGATGCAATTGGATGGaaaagaaagctttgtatggtaggAGTGAAAGGTGATTATGCAAAAGAAGGATTTGTTTACAATCTTGATTCCGATGAGTGGTCGGAGATGCCGGCGGGGATGTTGGGTGGCTGGAAAGGTCCGGCGGCGGCGATGGATGAAGAGATTATTTATGTGGTGGATGAAACAAAAGGTGTGTTGAAAAAGTATAATGAGGATGGTGATAATTGGTCGGAAATTGTGGTGGATGAACGGTTGAAAGGGGCGGAGTACATAGCCGCCGGCGGTGGTAGAGTGTGTGTTGTGTGTGAAAAAGATGTTGGGATATTAGTGGTGGATGTGGTGGCGGCGCCGCCGCGGTTGTGGTTAGTTGAAACACCTCCGGGACATCAAATCATGGGTGTTCATATCTTGCCGAGGATGTGTTTGCCGGAGTTTTTATTTCCGGTGAGTGAAGGTGAATCCAAATAATAACTTTTCAGATGTTCGATTATTTTATTTGTTTATTCATAGTAAATAATAGAATATTGAAAATGTCAATACTTTTGagttgggggatgattctcacacacacttttttgatcctcacacacctattttaaccttttactcttctaataatactcaattgatgtgtgaggatcaaaaaagtgtgtgtgagaatcatccctctTTTGAGTTGTATGTTACGTATTACTATAGAATATTGTTATTTAAAGTCATTGTTTGTTATGTGCATGATATCATAAAGTATTGGATTGGATTTTGGATCGATTCTTATGTCATTCCTTTTATTTTGGAGAAGTTCATGATAACAAAGTCATATCTATAGTTAGTGAAATCAGtgcgttcaaatttttttttttttttttatagtgaAATCAGTTAGAACTTTGATTAATACTCCGTATCATTTTTTATACTGGTTTTCAACTCGAGGCGAGCCAAATAATCCCAAGGCAACTACTCACTTAGTGAGCAAGGTTTTCGAGATTGAGAAATGGCCGTTGAAGCGAATTTGGATGCACAAAGTGTAAGATAAACAACAATAGAAGAACTAATATTGAATGAGGTAAGGAGATGAGTGAAAAGTTATTAGCAATCGAAAACTGTATATGGTAGTATATTAGTATATAAACATATACGAGTAGAGAAATAAGACATCTAAATCATCGGTGTTAACTGTTAAGGAAGTTATGCATTGTTGGTATTTGGATGCTTGAATTCATAGGAATTTATGTTCATTAGGTCTGAAACTTGAAGTGTTGCTTTTTATGTTTTTACCTCGCTTGATGATTACATACATGTTTCCTTGGTTCAAAAAACAAATTCTTGTTGTATTGTTCACATATTATATTAACTTTTTGAAATTAGATGAACTTTGTTACAAAGAACGACACTAGATGAAAAGAGTTAATTCTATTTAAAGCTTAACATACATTTTCAGTTTTTGTTTTTGCATTTAAAAAACCACGTTAGTACACACTCAAACACATTGTAATACTCCGTGTTAATTATTATATACAGTATTATCTAAATTAGAAAGTATTCACAAAAAATAATGACAAAACGAAATGGAGTTAcggagtaatatttatatttatgatttttataATGATCTATTTAAAAAATGTGGAAAATAtcaggaaaaaaaaattataaacgcTAGAAGGAAAATCATCTATTTAAAAAATGTGGAAAATAtcaggaaaaaaaaattataaacgcTAGAAGGAGGGCTTGAACCTCAGACCTTGTGGTTAACAGCCACACGCTCTAGCCAACTGAGCTATTCCAGCTTTTTagaattaattttattatttatataaatataaaataataactgATTTTTTGGTTTTTGTTTTTAACATGTTGGCTGGGCTTTAGCTGTACGTGTTTCTGGACTTAGTGGGCTTTAGTTATGTTTAATACGTGCAGTACGTTTTTCATATAATTTGGCCTGATTATGATGTGAAACTTTTTCAAGTTTATTTTGAATTAAAAACGTAGCTTTGGTTATTTATTACCGTGTTTCTAGAGTTGTGCATGGTGCAATTTGAGAGTTTTTGAATTGTGGAAATTGATAATCGTGAATTTCAGCAGGATCTTGAACCTCCATGAAAACGTGGATTGGTACAATTTGGAGGTTTCAAGATTGTCTACTGCTAGTGTTTCTCCTACAATCTTACCGGAAAGTGACGTCCAACCTGATTCCGGTGATCTTTTGCCGGACGATGGTGATACAAATTCAAATTCTACTTTGGAGCCTTTGTGCTTGGAAACTGATGAAAAGGGGGGGAAGAAAATAGACTTTTTACCTACCTCAATAAATGAAAACGAGTTTGCAAAGGACATGTACAACAATGTGCTCCAAATTTTCAACAAGTTTCAATGTAATCCCTTGCCCAAAGGGGACAAATTGGAAGCAGCTTTTCAACA
This genomic interval carries:
- the LOC139899244 gene encoding F-box/kelch-repeat protein SKIP25-like, with translation MANETTISRATTCPTTKRPNFSDDHHHSLLPGLPDHIAHLCLSLISPTILYSVCRSWRRLLYSATFPPFRSFYTLSLPTTASGGGDGRHTQTLKVHSFDPISSKWITIDSPPPPSYLRRLSVRHPSFISRNLPIQSLSISGHLVLLAASSVHQNLLIPAFPHPLIYNPLSNTWSSSPPLATPRRWCAAGVHQETVVVASGIGSHYSETVAQSVEKWVLRKTESLDIKHIFSNGNCKIIKSIESSKLNVESFDQKRYNSYEKVLFFKNSERKMQSFDNKRYGNYEKVQTFKNLEVKIESLDHNGNENYEKIRHLKNSNKNSESFGKNSSGDWEKMQPLKHSKLCREAIDAIGWKRKLCMVGVKGDYAKEGFVYNLDSDEWSEMPAGMLGGWKGPAAAMDEEIIYVVDETKGVLKKYNEDGDNWSEIVVDERLKGAEYIAAGGGRVCVVCEKDVGILVVDVVAAPPRLWLVETPPGHQIMGVHILPRMCLPEFLFPVSEGESK